One segment of Solanum stenotomum isolate F172 chromosome 1, ASM1918654v1, whole genome shotgun sequence DNA contains the following:
- the LOC125864218 gene encoding uncharacterized protein LOC125864218 isoform X1, whose translation MKTTQDLQNTTEKQSSTQASHEAQSDQQNNTTDTPVADSGSVSASGNDNRKVSREDIELVQNLIERCLQLYMNKDEVVKTLLNRARIDPGFTALVWQKLEEENADFFRAYYIRLKLKKQIILFNHLLEHQYHLMKYPVPPKVPLTPMQNGINTMQVNNLPMGYPVLQQPPHPAAGQPHFDPMGMSSCHVVNGVPAPSNYHPMQMNSGNDMVVETSASDVAPAVPPSNAMSDMPVSPASVASSGHFPFTTSEISGMGIDTSVLDSSFPSDVASSVGLQLPPDNGVGNSRDLLRSLDQIPWDFSLSDLTADLSNLGDLGSLGNYPGSPFLPSDSDILLDSPEQEDIVEEFFVDVEAAPGPAACPQSDEEKS comes from the exons ATGAAGACCACACAG GATCTACAAAACACAACTGAGAAACAATCTTCAACTCAGGCCTCTCATGAAGCCCAGAGTGACCAGCAGAACAATACAACAGATACACCTGTAGCAGATTCAGGTTCAGTTTCTGCATCAGGCAATGACAACCGGAAAGTTTCACGTGAAGATATTGAGCTA GTCCAAAACTTGATTGAACGTTGCTTACAACTGTATATGAATAAGGATGAAGTGGTTAAAACACTTCTTAATCGCGCAAGGATAGATCCCGGATTTACAGCTCTTG TTTGGCAAAAATTGGAAGAGGAAAATGCAGATTTCTTTCGGGCATACTACATTAGGCTTAAACTGAAGAAACAAATCATCTTGTTCAATCATTTGCTTGAGCACCAATATCATCTGATGAAATATCCTGTGCCTCCGAAGGTTCCATTGACTCCGATGCAGAATGGGATAAATACCATGCAAG TCAACAACTTACCCATGGGATACCCCGTCCTACAACAACCTCCGCATCCGGCTGCAGGTCAACCTCATTTTGATCCGATGGGCATGTCCAGTTGCCATGTGGTTAATGGTGTGCCTGCACCAAGCAACTATCATCCAATGCAAATGAACTCTGGAAATGA TATGGTGGTAGAAACGAGTGCATCCGATGTAGCACCAGCTGTTCCACCTAGCAATGCCATGTCTGATATGCCTGTAAGCCCTGCATCAGTAGCTTCCAGTGGCCACTTCCCCTTCACCACTTCGGAGATTTCAGGGATGGGAATTGACACATCAGTGCTTGACTCTTCGTTCCCATCTGATGTAGCAAGTTCAGTAGGATTGCAACTTCCACCAGATAATGGTGTTGGTAATTCTAGAGATTTGCTGAGATCCTTGGATCAGATTCCTTGGGATTTCAGTCTTTCGGATCTAACAGCAGACTTGTCAAACTTGGGAG ATTTAGGATCTCTAGGAAACTATCCTGGTTCCCCGTTTTTGCCTTCCGATTCAGACATTCTGCTTGATTCTCCAGAACAAGAGGATATAG ttgaggagttcttcGTTGATGTTGAAGCTGCCCCAGGGCCTGCAGCATGTCCTCAATCAGATGAAGAGAAGTCTTAG
- the LOC125864218 gene encoding uncharacterized protein LOC125864218 isoform X2, whose amino-acid sequence MKTTQDLQNTTEKQSSTQASHEAQSDQQNNTTDTPVADSGSVSASGNDNRKVSREDIELVQNLIERCLQLYMNKDEVVKTLLNRARIDPGFTALVWQKLEEENADFFRAYYIRLKLKKQIILFNHLLEHQYHLMKYPVPPKVPLTPMQNGINTMQVNNLPMGYPVLQQPPHPAAGQPHFDPMGMSSCHVVNGVPAPSNYHPMQMNSGNDMVVETSASDVAPAVPPSNAMSDMPVSPASVASSGHFPFTTSEISGMGIDTSVLDSSFPSDVASSVGLQLPPDNGVGNSRDLLRSLDQIPWDFSLSDLTADLSNLGDLGSLGNYPGSPFLPSDSDILLDSPEQEDIVEEFFVDVEAAPGPAACPQSDEEKS is encoded by the exons ATGAAGACCACACAG GATCTACAAAACACAACTGAGAAACAATCTTCAACTCAGGCCTCTCATGAAGCCCAGAGTGACCAGCAGAACAATACAACAGATACACCTGTAGCAGATTCAGGTTCAGTTTCTGCATCAGGCAATGACAACCGGAAAGTTTCACGTGAAGATATTGAGCTA GTCCAAAACTTGATTGAACGTTGCTTACAACTGTATATGAATAAGGATGAAGTGGTTAAAACACTTCTTAATCGCGCAAGGATAGATCCCGGATTTACAGCTCTTG TTTGGCAAAAATTGGAAGAGGAAAATGCAGATTTCTTTCGGGCATACTACATTAGGCTTAAACTGAAGAAACAAATCATCTTGTTCAATCATTTGCTTGAGCACCAATATCATCTGATGAAATATCCTGTGCCTCCGAAGGTTCCATTGACTCCGATGCAGAATGGGATAAATACCATGCAAG TCAACAACTTACCCATGGGATACCCCGTCCTACAACAACCTCCGCATCCGGCTGCAGGTCAACCTCATTTTGATCCGATGGGCATGTCCAGTTGCCATGTGGTTAATGGTGTGCCTGCACCAAGCAACTATCATCCAATGCAAATGAACTCTGGAAATGA TATGGTGGTAGAAACGAGTGCATCCGATGTAGCACCAGCTGTTCCACCTAGCAATGCCATGTCTGATATGCCTGTAAGCCCTGCATCAGTAGCTTCCAGTGGCCACTTCCCCTTCACCACTTCGGAGATTTCAGGGATGGGAATTGACACATCAGTGCTTGACTCTTCGTTCCCATCTGATGTAGCAAGTTCAGTAGGATTGCAACTTCCACCAGATAATGGTGTTGGTAATTCTAGAGATTTGCTGAGATCCTTGGATCAGATTCCTTGGGATTTCAGTCTTTCGGATCTAACAGCAGACTTGTCAAACTTGGGAG ATTTAGGATCTCTAGGAAACTACCCTGGTTCCCCCTTTTTGCCTTCCGATTCAGATATTCTGCTTGATTCTCCAGAACAAGAAGATATAG ttgaggagttcttcGTTGATGTTGAAGCTGCCCCAGGGCCTGCAGCATGTCCTCAATCAGATGAAGAGAAGTCTTAG
- the LOC125864218 gene encoding uncharacterized protein LOC125864218 isoform X3: MKTTQDLQNTTEKQSSTQASHEAQSDQQNNTTDTPVADSGSVSASGNDNRKVSREDIELVQNLIERCLQLYMNKDEVVKTLLNRARIDPGFTALVWQKLEEENADFFRAYYIRLKLKKQIILFNHLLEHQYHLMKYPVPPKVPLTPMQNGINTMQVNNLPMGYPVLQQPPHPAAGQPHFDPMGMSSCHVVNGVPAPSNYHPMQMNSGNDMVVETSASDVAPAVPPSNAMSDMPVSPASVASSGHFPFTTSEISGMGIDTSVLDSSFPSDVASSVGLQLPPDNGVGNSRDLLRSLDQIPWDFSLSDLTADLSNLGGNFHHT, translated from the exons ATGAAGACCACACAG GATCTACAAAACACAACTGAGAAACAATCTTCAACTCAGGCCTCTCATGAAGCCCAGAGTGACCAGCAGAACAATACAACAGATACACCTGTAGCAGATTCAGGTTCAGTTTCTGCATCAGGCAATGACAACCGGAAAGTTTCACGTGAAGATATTGAGCTA GTCCAAAACTTGATTGAACGTTGCTTACAACTGTATATGAATAAGGATGAAGTGGTTAAAACACTTCTTAATCGCGCAAGGATAGATCCCGGATTTACAGCTCTTG TTTGGCAAAAATTGGAAGAGGAAAATGCAGATTTCTTTCGGGCATACTACATTAGGCTTAAACTGAAGAAACAAATCATCTTGTTCAATCATTTGCTTGAGCACCAATATCATCTGATGAAATATCCTGTGCCTCCGAAGGTTCCATTGACTCCGATGCAGAATGGGATAAATACCATGCAAG TCAACAACTTACCCATGGGATACCCCGTCCTACAACAACCTCCGCATCCGGCTGCAGGTCAACCTCATTTTGATCCGATGGGCATGTCCAGTTGCCATGTGGTTAATGGTGTGCCTGCACCAAGCAACTATCATCCAATGCAAATGAACTCTGGAAATGA TATGGTGGTAGAAACGAGTGCATCCGATGTAGCACCAGCTGTTCCACCTAGCAATGCCATGTCTGATATGCCTGTAAGCCCTGCATCAGTAGCTTCCAGTGGCCACTTCCCCTTCACCACTTCGGAGATTTCAGGGATGGGAATTGACACATCAGTGCTTGACTCTTCGTTCCCATCTGATGTAGCAAGTTCAGTAGGATTGCAACTTCCACCAGATAATGGTGTTGGTAATTCTAGAGATTTGCTGAGATCCTTGGATCAGATTCCTTGGGATTTCAGTCTTTCGGATCTAACAGCAGACTTGTCAAACTTGGGAG GTAACTTTCATCAtacataa